In the Piscinibacter sp. XHJ-5 genome, one interval contains:
- a CDS encoding pirin family protein, producing the protein MDALDLRRAESRGRLRSTWLDARFSFSFGDYRHPARHRFSVLRALNEDIVQPGTGFAMHPHHDMEILMLPLAGAIAHGDSLGHEAVVHPGEVLLMSAGAGIRHRQMNASAQASDHHLQLWLLPRRRGGRPHVALRRFEPAGRAGRWQVIASPDGRQGSLRIDQDACVMRAMLAEGSSLEFAPEGAGRSVYLHLATGEVTLRRPARAGAAVPLGAGDAVAWREGERIELRAAPQGRPSELLLFELPPHAD; encoded by the coding sequence ATGGACGCCCTGGACCTGCGCCGCGCCGAGAGCCGCGGCCGCCTGCGCAGCACGTGGCTCGACGCGCGCTTCAGCTTCTCGTTCGGCGACTACCGGCACCCGGCGCGGCATCGCTTCAGCGTGTTGCGCGCGCTGAACGAAGACATCGTGCAGCCCGGCACCGGCTTTGCGATGCATCCGCACCACGACATGGAGATCCTGATGCTGCCGCTGGCCGGCGCGATCGCCCATGGGGACAGCCTGGGGCACGAGGCCGTGGTGCACCCCGGCGAGGTGCTGCTGATGAGCGCCGGCGCCGGCATCCGGCACCGCCAGATGAACGCCTCGGCACAGGCGAGCGACCACCACCTGCAACTGTGGCTGCTGCCGCGCCGACGCGGCGGCCGGCCGCACGTGGCGCTGCGGCGCTTCGAGCCAGCCGGCCGCGCGGGCCGCTGGCAGGTGATTGCCTCGCCCGACGGGCGGCAGGGCAGCCTGCGCATCGACCAGGACGCGTGTGTGATGCGCGCCATGCTGGCCGAAGGCTCTTCGTTGGAGTTCGCGCCCGAGGGTGCGGGTCGCAGCGTGTACCTGCATCTGGCCACCGGCGAAGTGACCCTGCGCCGGCCCGCCCGGGCCGGCGCGGCCGTGCCGCTGGGGGCGGGCGACGCTGTCGCGTGGCGGGAGGGCGAGCGCATCGAGCTCCGCGCCGCACCGCAGGGCAGGCCCAGCGAGCTGCTGCTGTTCGAGCTGCCGCCGCACGCCGATTGA
- a CDS encoding SgcJ/EcaC family oxidoreductase, with translation MRPGQQEGDEADIRQLIADAQKHQFDVLELLKLHDDEAVIVNMAGRRVFGKAAFGEAMTQALSSSLRQVPATVAVDRVQFLSPDSALVSCRKTVQDLRPATERTALPGSEGVTSYVVVRQGKRWVIALAQTTAVRV, from the coding sequence ATGCGCCCGGGACAACAAGAAGGCGATGAAGCCGACATCCGGCAGCTCATCGCCGACGCGCAGAAGCACCAATTCGACGTGCTGGAGCTTCTGAAGCTGCATGACGACGAAGCGGTGATCGTCAACATGGCGGGGCGCCGCGTCTTCGGCAAGGCGGCATTTGGCGAAGCGATGACGCAGGCGCTGTCGTCCTCGCTGCGTCAGGTGCCCGCCACGGTGGCGGTGGATCGCGTGCAATTCCTCTCGCCGGACAGCGCGCTCGTCTCGTGCCGGAAGACGGTGCAGGACCTGCGGCCGGCGACCGAGCGGACCGCGCTGCCGGGCAGCGAGGGGGTGACGAGCTATGTGGTCGTGCGACAGGGCAAGCGATGGGTGATTGCGTTGGCGCAGACGACGGCGGTGAGGGTGTAG
- a CDS encoding TetR/AcrR family transcriptional regulator has translation MRSSHDTFDTRQSIVNAAQKIMSGKGFSAVGLNEILSSANVPKGSFYHYFESKDALGEALLTEYFDDYLTDMDHTLNMPGQNAAQRLMNYWLQWAQAQQSFDCQGKCLAVKLGAEVSDLSESMRQALKTGTAEIIGRLAVTIEAGAADGSLEVEGRADEVAQNLYQLWLGASVMAKIVRDAQPFEEALRMTRRILHLPAA, from the coding sequence ATGCGCTCCTCCCACGACACCTTCGACACCCGCCAGAGCATTGTCAACGCCGCCCAAAAGATCATGAGCGGCAAAGGCTTCTCTGCGGTCGGCTTGAACGAGATCCTGAGTTCAGCCAACGTTCCGAAAGGGTCGTTCTATCACTACTTCGAGTCCAAGGATGCGCTTGGCGAAGCGCTGCTAACCGAGTATTTCGACGACTACCTGACCGACATGGATCACACGCTGAACATGCCGGGCCAAAATGCGGCGCAGCGGTTGATGAACTACTGGCTCCAATGGGCGCAGGCGCAGCAGAGTTTCGATTGCCAGGGCAAATGCCTCGCGGTGAAACTGGGAGCGGAGGTCTCCGACCTGTCGGAGTCGATGCGCCAAGCGCTCAAGACCGGCACGGCCGAAATCATCGGCCGTCTGGCGGTCACCATCGAGGCTGGGGCAGCCGATGGCTCCCTGGAAGTCGAAGGTCGCGCCGATGAAGTAGCGCAGAACCTCTATCAACTTTGGCTCGGCGCCAGCGTGATGGCGAAGATCGTGCGCGACGCCCAGCCGTTTGAAGAAGCACTGCGGATGACACGCCGGATATTGCACCTACCCGCTGCCTGA
- a CDS encoding type 1 glutamine amidotransferase domain-containing protein → MKILIVLTSHDELGNTGLKTGFWLEELAAPYYEFKAAGADIVLASPRGGQPPLDPKSNSEAFRTEATRRFEADADAMAALASTVPLAKVTHEGFDAVFYPGGHGPLWDLAEDPNSVKLIESTLQAGKPVALVCHAPGVLRHAKRADGQPLVEGQKVTGFTNSEEAAVELTDVVPFLVEDELKRLGGRFQRAGDWQSFVVQDGLLITGQNPASSAEAAVRVMTELARAR, encoded by the coding sequence ATGAAGATCCTGATTGTCCTGACCTCCCACGATGAACTCGGCAACACCGGGCTCAAGACTGGCTTCTGGCTGGAAGAGCTCGCAGCGCCCTACTACGAGTTCAAGGCCGCCGGTGCCGACATCGTGTTGGCCTCGCCCCGCGGCGGCCAGCCGCCGCTGGATCCCAAGAGCAACTCCGAAGCATTCCGCACCGAGGCGACCCGGCGATTCGAGGCGGACGCCGATGCCATGGCCGCGCTCGCGAGCACCGTGCCGCTGGCAAAGGTCACTCACGAAGGCTTCGATGCCGTGTTCTATCCCGGCGGACACGGCCCTCTGTGGGATCTGGCCGAAGACCCAAACTCGGTCAAGTTGATCGAAAGCACCCTGCAGGCAGGAAAGCCGGTGGCGCTGGTCTGCCATGCGCCTGGCGTTCTTCGCCATGCGAAGCGCGCGGATGGGCAGCCGCTGGTGGAAGGCCAGAAGGTCACCGGCTTCACCAACTCCGAGGAAGCCGCGGTGGAGCTGACCGACGTGGTGCCTTTCCTCGTGGAGGACGAGCTCAAACGTCTCGGCGGTCGCTTCCAACGCGCGGGCGACTGGCAGTCGTTTGTCGTGCAGGACGGACTGCTGATCACCGGCCAGAACCCGGCTTCGTCCGCAGAGGCGGCGGTGCGTGTGATGACGGAGCTGGCGCGGGCGCGCTGA
- a CDS encoding MFS transporter, with product MAQTSSIHPLAEPAMLQGERKAEAPAAKANSSLTLAAGIACIVLVAIDLRPGIVSVGPLLGQIRNEFGISNAQASLLTAIPNILMGLLALPTPWLARRFGRDRVILAALTTLSIASLLRAFVQTTTQLLVTTAGVGAGIAVAGALISGFVKARFPRHVSLLMGLYAMSIGLGSTLAAAATAPLSALGGGWRLGTGIWALPGLTAIAAWTVVSRSERTAEPASVSELAGARRHPASSVSAWLVASYFATNNFLFFGFLSWIAPIYRELGATAAHAGLLLACFTMAFMFSNPLPALLSKSEDRRWLVGLFASLALVGLFATAVAPTLMPLVMIPIVACGIGASFSLGMTLPLDNASSPEEANSWTSFVLFVGYLLGALGPLTLGLLRDRTGSFHAALWTLVAAAALMVSLAPFLSPTHRRAKAQRAGGAGTRHRPPNVGANPA from the coding sequence GTGGCGCAGACGAGTTCGATTCATCCGCTGGCCGAGCCCGCAATGTTGCAAGGCGAGCGGAAGGCCGAAGCCCCGGCAGCGAAGGCGAACTCGAGTTTGACATTGGCCGCCGGCATTGCCTGCATCGTGTTGGTCGCCATCGACCTTCGCCCGGGGATCGTGTCGGTGGGACCGCTGCTCGGACAGATCCGCAACGAGTTCGGGATCTCCAACGCGCAGGCTTCCCTGTTGACGGCGATTCCCAACATCCTGATGGGCTTGCTGGCGTTGCCCACACCGTGGCTTGCACGGCGATTCGGCCGCGATCGTGTCATCCTGGCCGCGCTCACCACGCTTAGCATCGCCTCGCTGCTGCGGGCCTTCGTCCAAACGACGACCCAACTGCTTGTCACCACGGCAGGCGTGGGTGCCGGCATCGCAGTCGCCGGCGCCCTGATCTCAGGCTTCGTCAAGGCCCGGTTCCCGCGGCATGTGTCGTTGCTGATGGGTCTGTACGCAATGTCGATCGGACTGGGCAGCACTTTGGCCGCAGCTGCGACCGCTCCGCTCTCGGCACTTGGCGGCGGCTGGCGGCTCGGAACGGGCATCTGGGCGCTGCCAGGGTTGACCGCCATCGCTGCGTGGACGGTCGTGTCACGATCTGAGCGGACGGCCGAGCCGGCCTCGGTCTCAGAGTTGGCTGGGGCGCGTCGCCATCCTGCGAGTTCAGTGAGCGCTTGGCTGGTGGCTTCCTACTTCGCGACCAACAACTTCTTGTTCTTCGGCTTCCTGTCCTGGATCGCGCCGATCTATCGGGAGCTCGGTGCGACTGCGGCGCACGCAGGGCTGCTGCTGGCCTGCTTCACGATGGCGTTCATGTTCTCCAACCCGCTGCCCGCCCTGCTTTCCAAGAGCGAGGATCGCCGATGGCTGGTCGGACTGTTCGCGAGCCTCGCTCTTGTCGGGCTCTTTGCAACCGCCGTCGCGCCGACGTTGATGCCCTTGGTGATGATCCCCATCGTGGCGTGCGGTATCGGTGCCTCGTTTTCGCTCGGCATGACACTCCCGCTCGACAACGCATCGAGCCCAGAGGAGGCCAACTCTTGGACGTCCTTCGTCCTGTTCGTCGGCTACCTTCTCGGAGCGCTCGGGCCCCTCACGCTTGGGCTGCTGCGAGATCGAACCGGGAGTTTCCACGCAGCCCTTTGGACACTGGTGGCTGCCGCCGCTCTCATGGTTTCGCTGGCTCCGTTTCTCTCGCCGACGCACCGTCGTGCGAAGGCGCAGCGTGCCGGAGGGGCGGGCACTAGACACCGCCCACCAAACGTCGGGGCAAATCCGGCTTGA
- the ampC gene encoding class C beta-lactamase, with product MPCRTRALSLLLALLVPLASSASNDAAKVRAIVDGTIRPLMSQHDIPGVAVSLTVDGRSYVFNYGVASKETQARVTESTIFEIGSISKMFTTTLAAYGHVTGKLSLDDHPGRYLPRLKGQPIDRATLLHLGTHTAGGLPLQFPEPVGDDSAALAYFHDWKAEGRPGTVRQYSNPSVGLLGAVVAVAMKGDFARLIETHLLRTLGMSHTYIQVPPHAMGDYAWGYREGRPVRVNPGPLDDETYGIKSTASDLLRFVQANIDPSGPDASLREAIRITQVGRFRLGGMVQGFGWEQFPYPLSRELLLGGNAPEVIFDPNPVQPEASQRPASPRLFDKTGSTGGFGAYVAFVPAKRFGLVILANRNFPIPARVEAAYAILEQLVPIPR from the coding sequence ATGCCCTGTCGTACCCGAGCGCTGTCGCTCCTGCTTGCACTGCTGGTTCCCCTCGCGTCGAGCGCCAGCAACGACGCTGCGAAAGTCAGGGCCATCGTCGACGGGACGATTCGCCCGCTCATGTCTCAGCACGACATACCCGGCGTGGCGGTGTCGCTGACGGTGGATGGCCGGTCCTACGTCTTCAATTACGGGGTGGCGTCCAAGGAGACCCAGGCGCGGGTGACCGAATCGACGATCTTCGAGATCGGCTCGATCAGCAAGATGTTCACCACGACGTTGGCAGCCTATGGGCACGTGACCGGCAAGCTCTCGCTGGACGATCATCCTGGGCGCTATCTTCCTCGCCTGAAGGGTCAGCCCATCGACCGGGCCACGCTGCTCCATCTGGGGACACACACCGCCGGCGGCTTGCCACTGCAGTTTCCCGAACCTGTTGGAGACGACAGTGCCGCGCTTGCATATTTCCACGACTGGAAGGCCGAGGGACGGCCTGGAACGGTGCGGCAGTATTCCAATCCGAGCGTCGGGCTGCTGGGCGCAGTGGTTGCCGTCGCGATGAAGGGTGACTTCGCGAGATTGATCGAGACACACCTCTTGCGCACGCTGGGCATGAGCCACACGTACATCCAGGTGCCGCCCCACGCCATGGGCGACTACGCCTGGGGCTACCGCGAAGGCAGACCGGTACGGGTGAATCCCGGTCCGTTGGACGACGAAACCTACGGCATCAAGTCGACGGCCTCGGACTTGCTCCGGTTCGTGCAGGCAAACATCGACCCCAGCGGGCCGGATGCCTCGCTGCGCGAAGCGATCCGCATCACCCAGGTCGGCCGTTTCAGGCTCGGTGGCATGGTGCAGGGCTTCGGGTGGGAGCAGTTTCCCTACCCGCTGTCCCGCGAGCTGCTGCTGGGCGGGAATGCGCCAGAGGTCATCTTCGACCCGAACCCCGTGCAGCCCGAGGCGTCGCAACGGCCTGCCTCGCCACGCTTGTTCGACAAGACCGGATCGACGGGCGGTTTCGGCGCCTATGTCGCCTTCGTGCCGGCAAAGCGATTCGGCCTGGTCATTCTGGCCAACAGAAATTTTCCGATTCCGGCGCGGGTCGAGGCGGCCTACGCGATCCTCGAGCAATTGGTGCCAATCCCGCGGTGA
- a CDS encoding pre-peptidase C-terminal domain-containing protein, whose amino-acid sequence MQFPVTINPSVAGEHSAIMTLDSPESAGIEYRIMNTVIAADKFTAANNYAVTTSSTIDRAQSKSYFFQVPAGAPAFKVDFTGPSGSPGTGQARFLRWHPYGVGIDSNAVSNCYVGLACSTGSPNSRTLDNPLAGVWEVTVDARRTSDTDAAPFSLTASILGASVSPNPDVIAAAGIGVPVARTYTITNGFGAFTGRAFGTTLGSAVQATPTIAGGAQQQYLVQVAAGSTSLRAAINSPSDPAADLDLYVYNCSTGTCVLAGQSADGDSDESVTIANPAAGTWLVLIDGYSVPAGTTSYNYRDVFVNAAFGSISVTDANALRPAGASWTVPGSVTANAAPAAGRVLLGNVQVRTDTNLVVGSGDVIVQSVTP is encoded by the coding sequence GTGCAGTTCCCCGTCACGATCAATCCATCGGTCGCTGGCGAACACTCGGCGATCATGACGCTGGACAGCCCCGAGTCCGCGGGTATCGAGTACCGGATCATGAACACGGTGATCGCCGCGGACAAGTTCACGGCCGCCAACAACTATGCGGTGACGACAAGTTCGACCATCGACCGCGCGCAGTCAAAGAGCTACTTCTTCCAGGTTCCGGCGGGAGCGCCAGCTTTCAAGGTCGACTTCACGGGTCCGTCCGGATCACCCGGCACGGGGCAGGCGCGGTTCTTGAGGTGGCATCCGTACGGCGTCGGTATCGACAGCAACGCAGTTTCGAACTGCTACGTGGGCCTGGCCTGCAGCACCGGCAGCCCCAACAGCCGCACCCTCGACAACCCGCTGGCGGGCGTCTGGGAAGTCACCGTCGACGCGCGGCGTACCTCGGACACCGATGCGGCACCGTTCTCACTGACGGCATCGATCCTGGGTGCCTCGGTCTCGCCGAATCCCGATGTGATCGCGGCTGCCGGGATCGGTGTGCCGGTGGCGCGCACTTACACGATCACCAACGGCTTCGGTGCATTCACCGGCCGCGCGTTCGGGACGACCCTGGGCAGCGCGGTGCAGGCGACGCCGACGATCGCCGGCGGAGCGCAGCAGCAGTACCTGGTGCAGGTGGCAGCCGGATCGACATCGCTGCGCGCGGCGATCAACAGTCCGTCGGACCCGGCGGCCGACCTCGACCTGTACGTCTACAACTGCAGCACCGGGACCTGCGTGCTGGCGGGGCAGAGCGCCGACGGCGACTCTGACGAGTCGGTGACCATCGCCAATCCGGCGGCCGGCACCTGGCTGGTGCTGATTGACGGCTATTCGGTACCCGCAGGCACGACCAGCTACAACTACCGGGATGTGTTCGTCAATGCGGCATTCGGCAGCATCAGCGTGACCGACGCCAACGCCCTGCGGCCGGCGGGCGCGTCGTGGACGGTTCCGGGCAGCGTGACCGCGAATGCGGCGCCAGCAGCAGGTCGCGTCTTGTTGGGCAACGTTCAGGTCAGGACCGACACGAACCTGGTGGTCGGGTCTGGCGACGTGATCGTCCAGAGCGTCACGCCCTGA
- a CDS encoding S8 family serine peptidase produces the protein MGFSDEASAGAYARTGKLSHTTELQLRALRDQGQRSVTLLIAAVSGQTATAKSAITSLGGKVVYSEDSIDYLRVVVDTGQVEKVAALGSVRFIDLDEVLPLPDPRPDGAAALIPQAPPSAATPRANPYMPTQDTGAAQFVTANPTFDGRKVTIGILDSGVTLDHPSLRTTSTGEAKIVDWVTYTDPFTDDDPTWINMSAQVSGANVTFNGVSYKAPYAGAFRIGVFNERDARLGGEVQSDVNRDGNPSGSSGLFAVLWDPATNVVWVDTNQNRSFADEKAMTDYRVNRDVGYFGTDNPATAVAERMPFVVQTDGKNKVVNIGIVSGAHGSHVAGITAANAMFGGQMSGAAPGAKIVSVRVCLFITGCTAHAMIEGMIYAAKQANVDVINMSVGGLPSLNDGNTARAELYNRLIERYKVQMFLSAGNSGPGLNTVGDPSVASKVVSVGAYVSKASHLANYGVITQFDHNVHYFSSRGPREDGGFKPEILAAGNAISTTPMWQPGGGLAAVVPPGYSLFNGTSMAAPQAAGAAALLISAAKQVGVQYQPAQLRQAMLSSASLITEANADFTRVPITWQGNGLMNTGVAWNLLKTNIKTSEFSASVPVNTVLSGFLAQPGIGVGIYDREGVTVGSPYTRTYTLVRTQGLRPRSRTTSTGSAMSLRLHRLGRSTCR, from the coding sequence ATGGGGTTCAGCGACGAGGCGTCGGCCGGGGCCTATGCGCGAACCGGCAAACTCAGCCACACGACCGAGCTACAGCTGAGGGCTTTGCGCGACCAGGGTCAACGAAGCGTGACCCTCCTGATTGCCGCGGTGTCGGGCCAGACCGCGACCGCAAAGTCGGCGATTACGTCGCTGGGCGGCAAGGTCGTGTACAGCGAGGACTCGATCGACTATCTGCGCGTTGTGGTCGACACTGGGCAGGTCGAGAAGGTGGCGGCGCTGGGGTCGGTGCGCTTCATCGACTTGGATGAAGTTCTGCCGCTGCCTGACCCGCGGCCAGACGGCGCCGCAGCGCTGATTCCGCAGGCACCGCCGAGTGCCGCGACGCCGCGCGCGAACCCCTACATGCCGACGCAGGACACGGGTGCGGCGCAATTCGTCACGGCCAATCCGACCTTCGACGGCCGCAAGGTCACGATCGGCATCCTGGACAGCGGCGTCACGCTCGACCACCCGTCGCTGCGGACCACTTCGACCGGCGAGGCGAAGATCGTCGACTGGGTCACGTACACCGACCCCTTCACCGACGACGACCCGACATGGATCAACATGTCGGCGCAGGTCAGCGGCGCCAACGTCACTTTCAACGGCGTCTCATACAAGGCACCGTACGCCGGGGCGTTCCGCATCGGCGTGTTCAACGAGCGTGATGCGCGCTTGGGCGGCGAAGTCCAGTCCGACGTCAACCGCGACGGCAATCCTTCCGGCAGCAGCGGCCTCTTCGCCGTGCTGTGGGATCCGGCGACGAACGTTGTCTGGGTCGATACGAACCAGAACCGCAGCTTTGCCGACGAGAAGGCGATGACCGACTACCGCGTCAACCGCGACGTCGGCTACTTCGGCACCGACAACCCGGCAACCGCGGTGGCCGAGCGCATGCCCTTCGTCGTGCAGACCGACGGCAAGAACAAGGTTGTCAACATCGGCATCGTTTCCGGCGCGCACGGCTCGCACGTGGCCGGCATCACGGCGGCCAACGCCATGTTCGGCGGCCAGATGAGCGGGGCGGCGCCGGGTGCCAAGATCGTCTCGGTGCGGGTGTGCCTGTTCATCACAGGCTGCACAGCGCACGCAATGATCGAAGGCATGATCTACGCGGCCAAGCAAGCCAACGTCGATGTGATCAACATGTCCGTCGGCGGGCTGCCGTCGTTGAACGACGGCAACACCGCGCGCGCCGAGCTGTACAACCGGCTGATCGAGCGCTACAAGGTCCAGATGTTTCTCTCGGCCGGCAACAGCGGCCCGGGCCTGAACACCGTCGGCGATCCTTCGGTCGCATCCAAGGTCGTGAGCGTCGGCGCCTACGTGAGCAAGGCATCGCACCTCGCCAACTACGGCGTCATCACGCAGTTCGACCACAACGTGCATTACTTCTCCTCGCGCGGGCCGCGTGAGGACGGCGGCTTCAAGCCCGAGATACTGGCTGCGGGCAACGCCATTTCGACCACACCGATGTGGCAACCTGGCGGCGGGCTCGCGGCGGTGGTGCCACCTGGCTATTCGCTGTTCAATGGCACGTCGATGGCGGCGCCCCAGGCTGCCGGCGCGGCGGCATTGCTGATCAGCGCGGCCAAGCAGGTGGGCGTCCAGTACCAGCCCGCGCAGCTGCGCCAGGCGATGCTGTCGTCGGCAAGCCTGATCACCGAGGCCAATGCTGATTTCACCCGGGTGCCGATCACCTGGCAGGGCAACGGGCTGATGAACACCGGCGTGGCCTGGAACCTGCTGAAGACCAACATCAAGACCTCCGAGTTCTCGGCGAGTGTTCCGGTCAACACCGTTCTGAGCGGATTCCTGGCGCAACCGGGCATTGGCGTGGGCATCTACGACCGTGAAGGCGTGACCGTGGGCAGCCCTTACACGCGGACCTATACGCTGGTGCGCACCCAAGGCCTTCGACCGCGGTCACGTACAACGTCAACTGGCTCGGCGATGTCGCTTCGTTTGCATCGCCTGGGTCGGTCAACCTGCCGCTGA
- a CDS encoding GFA family protein, with protein sequence MSQLRGGCRCGAVRYTVALETLPRTYACHCRDCQTWTGSAFSQQALLPDTALNVSGPVTVFELTTPSGSISTQRMCGVCHTRIYNSNSGKPGFMILRAGTLDRSDELDVAAHIWVNRKQPWLELPDDVATWPEAAPFAQLLQVLASDDPAKQQFT encoded by the coding sequence ATGTCGCAACTTCGGGGCGGATGTCGTTGCGGCGCGGTGCGCTACACGGTCGCGCTCGAGACCCTGCCGCGGACGTATGCATGCCATTGCCGGGACTGTCAGACCTGGACCGGCAGCGCCTTCAGTCAACAGGCGCTCCTGCCTGATACCGCGCTGAACGTGAGCGGTCCCGTGACGGTCTTCGAGCTGACGACCCCCAGCGGCAGTATCTCGACGCAACGCATGTGCGGCGTGTGCCACACGCGCATCTACAACTCGAACAGCGGCAAACCGGGTTTCATGATCTTGCGCGCCGGTACGCTGGACCGAAGCGACGAGCTCGACGTCGCCGCCCACATCTGGGTGAACCGCAAGCAGCCCTGGCTCGAACTGCCCGACGACGTTGCCACCTGGCCCGAGGCGGCTCCATTCGCGCAACTGCTGCAGGTGCTGGCGTCGGACGACCCGGCCAAACAGCAATTCACGTGA
- a CDS encoding ankyrin repeat domain-containing protein, whose product MLLALLAASALPWRVHAQVPPTATEAAAYQGLHAAVYRGDLAGIKQLAADKAALEARDGAGRTPLHVATFARRPQAVQALLQAGADHAALEQGRYDAVTIAAVADDEETLRVLLAAGASARLTTSRYDGTALIAAAHLGHDGVVRLLIKAGAPLDHVNNLHWTAVIEAIVLGDGGARHQATLKALLDAGASTQLADRSGATPLQLARARGYGTMVEMLQAAGAR is encoded by the coding sequence CTGCTGCTGGCCCTCTTAGCGGCCTCTGCCCTCCCCTGGCGTGTGCACGCGCAGGTGCCGCCCACGGCCACTGAAGCGGCGGCGTACCAGGGCCTGCATGCTGCGGTGTACCGAGGCGACCTGGCCGGGATCAAGCAGCTGGCCGCCGACAAGGCGGCGCTGGAAGCGCGCGACGGCGCCGGCCGCACACCGTTGCACGTGGCCACGTTTGCACGCCGGCCACAGGCAGTGCAGGCGTTGCTGCAAGCCGGCGCCGACCACGCGGCGTTGGAACAGGGGCGCTACGACGCCGTCACCATCGCCGCCGTGGCCGACGACGAGGAAACGCTGCGGGTGCTGCTGGCCGCAGGTGCCAGCGCCAGGCTCACCACCAGCCGTTATGACGGCACTGCGTTGATCGCCGCCGCGCACCTCGGCCACGACGGCGTCGTGCGCCTCCTCATCAAGGCCGGCGCGCCGCTGGACCACGTGAACAACCTGCACTGGACCGCGGTGATCGAGGCGATCGTGCTGGGTGACGGCGGCGCTCGACATCAGGCCACGCTGAAGGCGCTGCTGGACGCTGGCGCCAGCACGCAACTGGCCGACCGCAGCGGCGCCACGCCGTTGCAACTGGCGCGTGCGCGCGGCTACGGCACGATGGTGGAAATGCTGCAGGCCGCCGGCGCGCGCTGA
- a CDS encoding 2Fe-2S iron-sulfur cluster-binding protein, translating to MTRITLHPAGGTFVADERQTILQAALAAGQRLPVSCRNGTCRTCRCRVLSGSATHTIEWPGLSREEQAEGWILPCVAKASSDLVLELLSARLDNDNRDQ from the coding sequence ATGACGCGCATCACGCTTCATCCCGCGGGCGGGACGTTTGTCGCGGACGAGCGGCAGACCATCCTCCAGGCCGCGCTCGCCGCCGGTCAGCGTCTGCCGGTGTCCTGCCGCAACGGGACCTGCCGCACCTGCCGCTGCAGGGTGCTCTCGGGGAGTGCGACGCACACGATCGAGTGGCCAGGCCTGTCGCGCGAAGAACAGGCCGAGGGCTGGATACTGCCTTGCGTGGCGAAGGCATCAAGCGACCTGGTGTTGGAGCTGCTGTCCGCTCGTCTCGACAACGACAACCGCGATCAATAG
- a CDS encoding helix-turn-helix domain-containing protein, translating into METTVASTIVGTKKAPAGNGPRVARANAVSGCALTAALAALGGRWKLFIVYRLSDGPMHFAALRRSLPEMSAKVLAQQLREMQADGLLDREPRGRVPAPVIYALTPHGRSLLPVAEAIRRWGMAHQDFRACEGTPDIAADPRAVCGAGIETQ; encoded by the coding sequence ATGGAAACGACTGTAGCCAGCACCATCGTTGGCACCAAGAAGGCACCTGCAGGTAACGGTCCGCGCGTCGCGCGTGCCAACGCGGTGTCCGGATGCGCGCTCACGGCCGCGCTCGCCGCGTTGGGCGGGCGCTGGAAGTTGTTCATCGTGTACCGGCTCTCCGATGGTCCCATGCACTTCGCGGCGCTGCGACGCAGCCTGCCGGAGATGAGCGCAAAGGTGCTGGCGCAGCAACTGCGGGAAATGCAGGCTGACGGACTGCTCGACCGCGAACCGCGGGGCCGGGTGCCCGCCCCGGTGATCTACGCGCTGACGCCGCACGGCCGGTCGCTGCTGCCGGTGGCCGAAGCGATTCGGCGCTGGGGCATGGCGCATCAGGATTTCCGCGCTTGCGAGGGGACACCGGACATTGCTGCGGACCCACGTGCGGTCTGCGGCGCCGGCATCGAAACGCAATGA
- a CDS encoding DUF1579 domain-containing protein codes for MPHTPDGTPRDFDFEHGRWRTSVRRLVQPLSGSPQWADYMGTTTVHPLLGGRANLAELEVAGPLGRIEGVSLRLFDTRRQRWTLNFSNATGGTLELPMTGGFDGGRHGVFYSAETFNGKPILARFLIDVLDADHCRFEQAFSVDGGASWEVNWIAFDTRLR; via the coding sequence ATGCCTCACACGCCGGACGGCACGCCGCGCGATTTCGATTTCGAGCACGGCCGCTGGCGCACGTCGGTCCGAAGGCTCGTGCAGCCACTGAGCGGCTCGCCACAGTGGGCCGACTACATGGGCACCACCACTGTCCATCCCTTGCTCGGCGGGCGGGCCAATCTCGCCGAGCTGGAGGTCGCCGGCCCGCTGGGCCGCATCGAAGGGGTCTCGTTGCGCCTGTTCGACACGCGACGCCAGCGCTGGACGCTGAACTTCTCCAACGCAACGGGCGGCACGCTGGAACTGCCCATGACGGGCGGCTTCGACGGCGGCCGGCACGGCGTCTTCTACAGCGCCGAGACGTTCAACGGCAAGCCGATCCTCGCGCGATTCCTCATCGACGTCCTGGACGCCGATCACTGCCGTTTCGAGCAGGCGTTTTCGGTTGACGGCGGGGCGAGCTGGGAAGTCAACTGGATTGCGTTTGATACGCGGTTGCGTTGA